AGAATTGTCGCAGACCAGGAAGTGGCGGCCATGGTCAATTTTTATGTGGGCGGGAATGAAAAAAACTACCACATGAGAAATGTGAATCCAGGCAGGGATTTTCAGGTAGAAAATGTGGCGGATCTCAGGCAGATTACCACCAGTGATCCCTGTCCTGAATGCGGGGGCAGGCTTGAACTGACAGAGGGTATTGAGGTGGGGCATATCTTTAAACTTGGAACAGGTTATTCCGAGTCAATGCAGGCCACCTTCCAGGATAGTGATGGTGTGGAAAAACCATTTGTAATGGGTTGTTACGGGGTTGGAGTCAGCAGGGTCGTAGCCGCGGCTATTGAACAAAACCATGATGAGAACGGTATTATATTTCCTGTTCCTCTTGCTCCGTATCAGGTCATTGTTCTGAATCTCGGTCTGAAGGACGAAGCGATAAGCGGGATGGCGGAAAAACTCTACAGGGAACTGCAGGAAAAGGGAGTGGAAGTCATTCTGGATGACAGGGACGAACGCCCCGGTGCCAAATTCAAGGATGCTGATCTGCTCGGGATTCCTTTCCGTGTCACAGTGGGAAAGAGTTTTGTTGGCAAGGGACTGGTGGAGGTTCGGGAGCGTCGTACCGGTGAGGTGGAGGAACTTCGGCCGGAAGATGTCGTTGAAAAGCTCTGTACAAGGATCAGTGCGGAGTTGAAAACGGATTATTCATAATCAGGATATTCCATGAACAGCATGGAATAAATTTCCTCTTTTTTAAAAGCCGCTGAGATACAGATTATCTGACAATGTCACAACAATCACCAACAGTTCATCCCCAGGGATTAAAGGTTCTGGCTGCCAGTTACCTGCACGGTGTCGATCTGACTCCCATTGACGATGCATGGGAAATTATCAATAAAATTCACCGGGGAAAACACCATTTTTCGGGGGAAACATACCTCTTTCATGTCCTTGAAGTGGCTTCGACCCTGGCCTCCATGCACCTTGATCTGCATACGATTCTTGCCGGTATGCTCCATGGTGTCCTGAAGGAAGGGGTAACTGTTGCCGAGCTTGAAAAGAAATTCGGTCACGATGTTGCATCCATAGTTGAAGGATCAACCCGGATAACCAAGGTTCGTTATAACAGCAGGATTGCTAACCAGGCTGAGAATATCAGGAAAATGCTGTTGGCAATTGCCAAGGATATCCGCGTTCTCCTGGTGAAACTGGTTGACCGTCTGGTTGATATGTTTCTCCTGGATATGGTTGACAGGGAGCAGCAGCTTGAAATTGCCCGGGAAACCATGGATCTATATGCCCCTCTGGCCAGTAGATTGGGAATTGACTGGCTCAAACGGGAACTGGAGGATCACGCTTTTAAATTTCTTTATCCCGAAGAATATTATGAGCTGTCCACCAAGTTGGAAAGCTCTCTGGATGAACGGCAGCGATATGTTGATGAGGTTATACGAATCCTCAAGGAAAAACTGCGGGAAAGTAATATCAGACCAGCACGAATTATCGGGCGACCAAAGCATCTGTATTCAATTTATAAAAAACTGGTTGTCCAGAATATTACGCTTGATCGGGTGTATGATAAAGTTGCCTTCAGGATTATCACCCATACCGTGAAGGAATGCTATGAAGCACTGGGTGTTGTGCATGCCAACTGGGCACCGGTTCCCGGGCGGATAAAGGATTTTATATCTGTTCCCAAGGCCAATAACTACCAGTCAATGCACACTACCGTCAAAGGACCCCGTGATCATTTTATTGAGATCCAGATCCGAACGGAAGAAATGGACAGGGTGGCCCAGGAAGGTGTTGCCGCTCACTGGGCATATAAAGAGGGTCAGAAAATTTCACCGAGGGATGCAAAGCTGTTTCGTGAACTGAAAAAACTGGTTTCTTCGTTGCAGGATGTTGAAGATCCCCGTGAGTTTCTTGACAGTGTCAAAGGTGAATTATACGACCCTGATGTCTATGCCCTGACGCCGACTGGCGAAGTGAAGGAATTTCCCCTGGGGAGTTGTCCCATTGATTTTGCCTATTCAATTCATACGGAGGTTGGAGACCATTGTGCGGGTGCCAAGGTGAATGGCCGCCAGGTTCCCCTGAAGTACAATCTGCAGAGTGGAGATATTGTAGAAATAATAACTTCGCCAAGCCAGGTTCCCCGGCGTGGATGGCTCGATCTCGTAAAAACGAGCAGGGCCAGGTCCAGAATACGTTCGTGGCTCAGAAAAGAGGAAAAGGAAAAGGCCCTGAAACTGGGGAGAGAGATTTGTGAGAGGGAGGTTAAAAAGCACGATACCACCCTGAAAAAGATGATAAAAAGCGGGCATATCAAGTTGCTTTTAAAAGAACTGCGCTGTAACTCCCTGGATGATATGCTGGTCAAAGTGGGCAGTGGTTCCATTACGGTGCAGAATCTGGTCAAGGCACTTCTCCCTCCAGAGCTTCGCCGTGAACCGGAACCGACTGCAACAGAGCTGTCACCTGAGGAACTGGCGACCCTTCTTGTCAGTCAACCTGCGGGTCAGAGCAAAGATGAAAAATCGGGTGTCCGTATTGACGGTGTAGATGGCATGCTTGTAAAAATCAGCCAATGCTGTCAACCGGTTCCCGGTGATCTTATTGTAGGTTTTATTACAATGGGCCGGGGGGTTTCCGTTCACAGGGCAGACTGTGTGAACCTGCTGAAGTCTGACCCGAAGCGTTGGCTGGATGTGTCCTGGACAGGTATTGCGGAAAAGCAGTTCAAGGTTGATATACATGTTACGGCGGAGAATAAGCGTGGAATCTTTGCGGAAATCAGTGCTGCCATAAGCCACGACGATGTGAATATCGTGAATATGTCTGCCCATACTACACCGGCGGATCTGGCAGAGGCAAAAATTTCCCTGGAGGTGAAAAACCTGGAACACCTCAATGTTCTTCTGCAGCATCTCAGGCAACTGTCCTCCGTTATTTCAGTCCGACGGCTGTAGTACGTCAGCTGTCTGGTCATTTCTGTTTCGGATAAGAATATGGTTGTCTGTCAGGTTTGTGGTAATGATATCCCCGGTTCCTCGATAACCTGCAGATTTTGTGGTGCCAGGCAGACCGGTGATGGTTCTGGCATGGGCAGGGAGTTTGTTCATAAAACGGTAAATCTCGAAAAGGGTCGTCCTCTTCTGGAAGTGGCTTTGCGCAGGATGGAAGGTGCCATTGAGGAGGCCGTTAAGAATAATGTTAACATCGTCACTTTCATCCATGGCTATGGTTCCAGTGGGCGGGGTGGAGTGATTCGTTCTGAATGTCGAAAGAGTCTTGCTTTTTATAAGGAAAAAGGGCTGATACGGGATGTCATTGCGGGGGAGGATTTTACCAGGAAATCCGGGCCTGTCAAATTTCTTCTGCACCGGTATCCCCAGATGGCAGGTAACAGAAATCTGAATCGGAAAAATCGCGGGATTACACTTGTAGTGATATCCTGAAAACTGATCGTTTCATACGATCTTTACATGAGGAAAAATTGATGAAAAAGAAAGTGGTTTCAATGCTGTTGGGGGTATGTCTGGTGGTTCCGGTGGTTTCATTTGGTGCAGGACAGGCCGAGAAAAAGATGAAATCCCTGAGTTTTAAGGAACAGCTCAGTTACAGCATGGGATTTGAGGTTGGTAATTATTTCAAAGGAGCTGGAGACGACATCCGGAAGGATCTTCTGCTCAAAGGCATAACTGATGCCTATGATGGAACAAAACCGCTTCTTACCCGGGAGGAGATGGTGGCAGTGCAGAAGAAATTTGCCAAGGAAATGGAAGGGCGGCAAAAAGAGAAACTCGCCGCTATGTTGGAAAAAAATAAGAAAGAAGGTGCTGCCTACCTGGAGAAAAACAGCAGCAAAGAAGGTGTGACCGTCACAAAAAGCGGTTTGCAGTATGAGGTACTGACCCAGGGGAAAGGAAAAAAACCGAAGGCGGGAGACAGGGTCAAGGTTGACTATGTTGGCAAACTTATCAACGGTCGGGAATTTGACAATTCAAAAAAGCGTGGGGAGCCGGTGGTTTTCGAGGTCGGTCAGGTAATTAAAGGCTGGAGTGAAGCCTTGCAGCTTATGAATGTTGGTTCAAAATACCGTCTGGTTATTCCATCGGAATTGGCCTATGGGGAGAGAGGCGTTGCTCCTTTGATTCAGCCTAATTCCGTTCTTGTTTTTGAAGTTGAGCTTCTGGGAATCGAAAAATAACAGATAAGTAAAAGATCATTCCCCCGGTTCACTTTAAGTGAGGGCCGGGGGCATTTGGCTGGATTTACTCAATGTTTATGAGAAATGCGGGCTACCTGTCATTTTTTACCAGCAGGATAAAACCGGCTAAGGAAAAAAGTATATGGATACTGGTAGCGGCCACCAGGGGTGAAACATATCCGGCGATGGCAAGGGATTGCAGGGCTCCCCATGCTCCCCAGGCAACAAAGGCAAGGCCGCAGCTTGCAGGGATGGCAACTGAGAGATCTCTTCCCCACTTTCTATATGATATCAGTAGGATGGGTAGGCCAAGGAGGAGCAGCGGGATGCCCAGGAGCATGTATGATATGCGACCATAAAAGGTCGCAGTTGCTGCTCTTTTCTGGTATTCCACCTCTGCCCGGTCAATTTCCATATAAAGTTCCGTGAGTGAGAGCTCTGCAGATTTATTTTCAGGTACAAGAAAATCCTCAGGCTGTTCCCGGAGTATGATCTGTTTTATTTCAAAATTGGTTATTTTGTAATTTTCCCCCTCCCGCTCCTGGAT
The DNA window shown above is from Desulfomarina profundi and carries:
- a CDS encoding RelA/SpoT family protein gives rise to the protein MSQQSPTVHPQGLKVLAASYLHGVDLTPIDDAWEIINKIHRGKHHFSGETYLFHVLEVASTLASMHLDLHTILAGMLHGVLKEGVTVAELEKKFGHDVASIVEGSTRITKVRYNSRIANQAENIRKMLLAIAKDIRVLLVKLVDRLVDMFLLDMVDREQQLEIARETMDLYAPLASRLGIDWLKRELEDHAFKFLYPEEYYELSTKLESSLDERQRYVDEVIRILKEKLRESNIRPARIIGRPKHLYSIYKKLVVQNITLDRVYDKVAFRIITHTVKECYEALGVVHANWAPVPGRIKDFISVPKANNYQSMHTTVKGPRDHFIEIQIRTEEMDRVAQEGVAAHWAYKEGQKISPRDAKLFRELKKLVSSLQDVEDPREFLDSVKGELYDPDVYALTPTGEVKEFPLGSCPIDFAYSIHTEVGDHCAGAKVNGRQVPLKYNLQSGDIVEIITSPSQVPRRGWLDLVKTSRARSRIRSWLRKEEKEKALKLGREICEREVKKHDTTLKKMIKSGHIKLLLKELRCNSLDDMLVKVGSGSITVQNLVKALLPPELRREPEPTATELSPEELATLLVSQPAGQSKDEKSGVRIDGVDGMLVKISQCCQPVPGDLIVGFITMGRGVSVHRADCVNLLKSDPKRWLDVSWTGIAEKQFKVDIHVTAENKRGIFAEISAAISHDDVNIVNMSAHTTPADLAEAKISLEVKNLEHLNVLLQHLRQLSSVISVRRL
- a CDS encoding FKBP-type peptidyl-prolyl cis-trans isomerase → MKKKVVSMLLGVCLVVPVVSFGAGQAEKKMKSLSFKEQLSYSMGFEVGNYFKGAGDDIRKDLLLKGITDAYDGTKPLLTREEMVAVQKKFAKEMEGRQKEKLAAMLEKNKKEGAAYLEKNSSKEGVTVTKSGLQYEVLTQGKGKKPKAGDRVKVDYVGKLINGREFDNSKKRGEPVVFEVGQVIKGWSEALQLMNVGSKYRLVIPSELAYGERGVAPLIQPNSVLVFEVELLGIEK
- a CDS encoding Smr/MutS family protein: MVVCQVCGNDIPGSSITCRFCGARQTGDGSGMGREFVHKTVNLEKGRPLLEVALRRMEGAIEEAVKNNVNIVTFIHGYGSSGRGGVIRSECRKSLAFYKEKGLIRDVIAGEDFTRKSGPVKFLLHRYPQMAGNRNLNRKNRGITLVVIS